From the genome of Cedecea lapagei, one region includes:
- the pdxR gene encoding MocR-like pyridoxine biosynthesis transcription factor PdxR translates to MSRKARAVDIPAIGELDRRGGQLSLQLARALKNAIHKGELKSGDLLPSTRVLAKALSLARGTVLEAFEQLVAEGFLESRHGSGTRVAYAPESPAPMVKTSRSAPLPLSAQAQAFARVGEQLKTLAPKPFAVSVPVGDTAPGDVWRRLGNRIRARGAGAPSGYADPQGARALREAICEYVRKSRSVRCTPDEVIITSGNQHGLYLTLQILLEAGDSLWMEEPGYPGATSLFETMFRDRTMVKVAVDDEGLDVELGKKLAPHARAAFVTPSHQYPLGMPLSMSRRAALLEWAQANQAWIIEDDYDSEMRYAGHPFPALQGLGPENVIYLGTFSKILFPSLRLGYAVVPKQLVSAFCGARILMDRQPPGADQHVLASFISEGHLDRHLRKMRGVYAEKRRVLMAAVEQYISPDVAWLQPCDQGMHMVLWLRPGLDDHQVVGQAMQAGISVRAVSHMFTPGRQRSGILLGLGGYGDEEIARAVQRLNEVLCSSPSG, encoded by the coding sequence ATGTCACGTAAAGCCAGAGCCGTCGATATTCCCGCCATCGGCGAGCTTGACCGCCGCGGCGGGCAGCTTAGTTTGCAGTTAGCCAGGGCGCTGAAAAACGCCATTCATAAAGGCGAGCTGAAAAGCGGCGATCTGCTGCCGTCCACCCGCGTGCTGGCAAAGGCTTTGTCCCTTGCACGCGGCACGGTGCTGGAAGCTTTCGAACAGCTGGTCGCGGAGGGGTTTCTGGAATCCAGACATGGCTCCGGCACTCGGGTAGCGTATGCCCCGGAAAGCCCCGCTCCCATGGTGAAAACCAGCCGCTCGGCCCCGCTCCCCCTTTCTGCCCAGGCCCAGGCGTTCGCCAGAGTAGGCGAGCAGCTAAAAACGCTGGCGCCGAAGCCGTTTGCCGTTTCCGTCCCGGTCGGCGATACCGCACCGGGCGACGTATGGCGCAGGCTCGGCAACCGTATCCGCGCCCGCGGGGCTGGCGCACCGTCGGGATACGCCGATCCGCAGGGCGCACGAGCGCTGCGGGAGGCCATCTGCGAATACGTCAGAAAGTCGCGCTCGGTGCGCTGCACCCCGGACGAGGTCATCATCACCTCCGGCAACCAGCACGGCCTCTACCTGACGCTGCAAATCCTGCTGGAGGCCGGGGATTCGCTCTGGATGGAGGAGCCGGGCTACCCCGGCGCGACTTCGCTATTCGAAACGATGTTCCGCGACCGCACGATGGTCAAAGTCGCCGTTGATGACGAAGGGCTGGACGTTGAGCTGGGTAAAAAACTGGCGCCCCATGCCCGCGCCGCCTTCGTTACGCCTTCACATCAGTACCCGCTAGGCATGCCGCTCAGTATGTCCCGCCGTGCCGCTTTGCTGGAGTGGGCGCAGGCAAACCAGGCCTGGATTATTGAGGACGACTACGACAGCGAGATGCGCTATGCGGGCCATCCGTTCCCGGCGCTACAGGGTCTGGGGCCGGAGAACGTCATCTACCTCGGCACCTTCAGTAAAATCCTCTTCCCGTCCCTGCGCCTTGGCTATGCCGTGGTGCCAAAGCAGCTGGTTTCGGCCTTTTGCGGGGCGCGCATCCTGATGGACAGGCAGCCCCCCGGTGCCGATCAGCACGTGCTGGCTAGCTTTATCTCCGAGGGCCACCTCGACCGCCACCTGCGTAAAATGCGCGGCGTTTACGCCGAGAAGCGGCGGGTGCTGATGGCGGCAGTAGAGCAATACATCTCTCCCGACGTCGCCTGGCTGCAGCCCTGCGATCAGGGAATGCATATGGTGCTTTGGCTGCGCCCCGGCCTGGACGACCATCAGGTTGTTGGGCAGGCGATGCAGGCCGGTATTTCCGTCCGCGCGGTGTCGCATATGTTTACGCCAGGCAGGCAAAGGTCCGGCATTTTGCTGGGGCTGGGCGGCTACGGTGACGAAGAGATCGCTC
- a CDS encoding FMN-binding negative transcriptional regulator, with the protein MWPVYNAVIWLLIINHFGHMLGKITANKGLPMYIPRHFQEHDIDLLQGLIQANPLGLLIVQIEGLTEAFDIPFELCPEQGEFGTLCAHIARANPLWRGLQSEQEVLVVFRGAQGYISPGWYPGKQEHHKEVPTWNYQTVQARGRVAVRDDADFILRQITSLTRQQEAQMDLPWQVSDAPLAFIDSMLKAIVGIEIPLTSLIGKAKLGQNKKREDQAGAAQGLMAKGEVAIGEAMLHSLAGRDKT; encoded by the coding sequence ATGTGGCCCGTTTATAATGCCGTAATCTGGCTCTTAATCATAAACCACTTTGGGCATATGCTGGGCAAAATTACCGCAAATAAAGGTCTGCCAATGTATATTCCTCGCCATTTTCAGGAGCACGATATTGATCTGTTGCAGGGGCTTATTCAGGCCAATCCCCTGGGCCTGCTGATCGTTCAGATTGAAGGCCTGACAGAAGCTTTTGATATCCCGTTTGAACTTTGCCCTGAACAAGGTGAATTCGGCACGCTCTGCGCGCATATTGCTCGCGCGAACCCTTTGTGGCGCGGCCTTCAGTCAGAGCAGGAAGTGCTGGTAGTGTTCCGCGGTGCACAAGGTTATATCTCCCCTGGCTGGTATCCGGGTAAGCAGGAGCACCATAAGGAAGTACCGACCTGGAACTACCAGACCGTGCAGGCGCGAGGGAGGGTTGCGGTACGGGACGATGCCGATTTTATACTACGGCAAATAACCAGCCTGACCCGACAGCAGGAAGCCCAAATGGATCTTCCGTGGCAGGTGAGCGATGCTCCCCTGGCGTTTATCGACTCAATGCTTAAAGCGATTGTCGGGATAGAAATCCCTCTGACTTCACTTATCGGCAAGGCCAAGCTCGGGCAGAACAAGAAGCGTGAGGACCAGGCCGGTGCCGCGCAGGGGCTGATGGCAAAAGGCGAAGTGGCCATTGGCGAGGCGATGTTACACAGCCTCGCCGGGCGCGATAAAACGTAA
- a CDS encoding AI-2E family transporter encodes MTPPHLDKTGLHILLKLSALVIILAGIHAAADIIVQLLMALFFAIVLNPLVTWFMRRGFNRPLAITIVVLVMLIMLTLLVGVLATSMNDFMEQLPQFNKLLTQKVREIEQAVPFLHLPLSPERMLQKLDSDKLMTFATTLMTGLSGAMASILLLAMTVIFMLFEVRHVPYKLRFALANPKVHIAGMHRALKGVTHYLALKTFISLLTGIVIWLGLKLLGVQFALMWGVLGFLLNYIPNIGSVISAVPPMIQAFLLNGTYEMLMVGALFLVVHMVLGNILEPRMMGRGLGMSTFVVFLSLLFWGWLLGPVGMLLSVPLTSVCKILMESTQGGAKLAILLGPGRPKSRLPG; translated from the coding sequence ACCTCGATAAGACAGGCCTGCACATCCTGCTAAAACTTTCGGCGCTGGTGATTATTCTCGCCGGTATTCACGCCGCGGCAGACATCATCGTACAGCTGCTGATGGCGCTGTTTTTCGCTATCGTGCTCAATCCGCTGGTCACCTGGTTTATGCGCCGTGGCTTTAATCGCCCGCTGGCCATTACCATCGTGGTACTGGTGATGTTGATCATGCTCACCCTGCTGGTGGGCGTGCTGGCAACCTCGATGAATGACTTTATGGAACAGCTGCCGCAATTCAACAAACTGCTGACGCAAAAGGTCCGTGAAATCGAGCAAGCCGTGCCGTTTCTGCATTTGCCGCTGTCGCCGGAGCGTATGCTGCAAAAGCTGGACTCCGACAAGCTGATGACGTTTGCCACCACCTTAATGACCGGGCTGTCCGGGGCGATGGCCAGCATTTTACTGCTGGCCATGACGGTGATTTTTATGCTGTTTGAGGTCCGTCACGTGCCTTATAAGCTGCGCTTCGCGCTGGCGAACCCAAAGGTTCACATTGCCGGGATGCACCGGGCATTAAAAGGCGTCACCCACTATCTGGCGCTGAAAACCTTTATCAGCCTGTTGACCGGCATCGTTATCTGGCTGGGGCTAAAACTGCTGGGCGTCCAGTTTGCGCTGATGTGGGGCGTACTCGGTTTTCTGCTCAACTACATTCCCAATATCGGCTCGGTGATATCGGCCGTTCCCCCGATGATTCAGGCCTTCTTGCTAAACGGCACCTATGAAATGCTGATGGTCGGCGCGCTATTTCTTGTGGTGCATATGGTGCTGGGGAACATCCTGGAGCCCCGCATGATGGGGCGTGGATTGGGGATGTCCACCTTCGTGGTCTTCCTCTCTCTGCTCTTCTGGGGCTGGCTGCTTGGCCCGGTCGGCATGCTGCTCTCGGTGCCGCTCACCAGCGTCTGTAAGATCCTGATGGAATCCACCCAGGGCGGGGCGAAACTGGCTATTCTGCTGGGTCCTGGCAGGCCAAAAAGCCGCCTGCCGGGATAA